From the genome of Streptomyces sp. NBC_01317, one region includes:
- a CDS encoding ABC transporter permease — translation MRTLLRKIAFYLLTAWAAISLNFLIPRIMPGNPADNLINQFHGKLSPSAVHALRVLFGQPNQNLWEQYLSYWHSVFTGNFGISYAYYPSKVSTVLGQSMYWTLILVTLCTVLGFVLGTSLGMLAGWKRGSWLDSLVPLTTFLSSIPYFWFAIIMVYVFAITLNWFPLSGGYALDQSVGLNSGFLGSALNYAVLPAATITVASVGGWLISMRNMMLTTLGEDYVRLAEAKGLSKRRVMYTYAARNAMLPSFSGFAMSLGFVIGGSIVTEVVFNYPGIGSVLFKAAQAADYPLMSAIFLLITVLVLVANLLADIAYVFLDPRTRES, via the coding sequence CTTCCTCATCCCGCGCATCATGCCGGGCAATCCGGCGGACAACCTGATCAACCAGTTCCACGGCAAGCTCAGCCCCTCCGCGGTGCACGCCCTGCGGGTCCTCTTCGGGCAGCCGAACCAGAACCTCTGGGAGCAGTACCTCAGTTACTGGCACAGCGTGTTCACCGGCAACTTCGGCATCTCGTACGCCTACTACCCGTCCAAGGTCAGCACGGTCCTCGGCCAGAGCATGTACTGGACGCTCATCCTCGTCACCCTCTGCACCGTGCTCGGCTTCGTCCTCGGCACCTCGCTGGGCATGCTGGCCGGCTGGAAACGCGGCAGCTGGCTCGACTCGCTGGTGCCCCTGACGACGTTCCTGTCGTCCATCCCGTACTTCTGGTTCGCGATCATCATGGTCTACGTCTTCGCGATCACCCTCAACTGGTTCCCGCTGTCCGGCGGTTACGCGCTCGACCAGAGCGTCGGGCTGAACAGCGGCTTCCTCGGCAGCGCCCTCAACTACGCGGTCCTGCCCGCCGCCACCATCACCGTCGCCTCGGTCGGCGGCTGGCTGATCAGCATGCGCAACATGATGCTCACCACGCTCGGCGAGGACTACGTCCGGCTGGCCGAGGCCAAGGGCCTCTCCAAGCGCCGCGTGATGTACACCTACGCGGCCCGCAACGCGATGCTCCCGTCGTTCTCCGGCTTCGCGATGTCGCTCGGCTTTGTCATCGGCGGCTCCATCGTCACCGAGGTCGTCTTCAACTACCCCGGCATCGGGTCGGTGCTCTTCAAGGCCGCACAGGCGGCCGACTACCCCCTGATGTCCGCGATTTTCCTGCTCATCACCGTGCTGGTACTCGTCGCGAACCTGCTCGCCGACATCGCGTACGTGTTCCTCGACCCGCGGACAAGGGAGAGCTGA
- a CDS encoding ABC transporter ATP-binding protein, with the protein MSADTQAGTVTTAGATAGERPVLEAVHVTKHFPVRSGLPRRGATRRVVHAVDDVSLSLYAGRITALVGESGSGKSTLARLLAQLHPLTGGEIRLHGEPVRAMRGKAFRDHVRTVQLILQDPFGSFNPVATIAGTLKRAVALHHPGKRGKEQAAVIDDLLTQINLVPPRQFTAKYPHELSGGQLQRISIARALAADPEVFLADEPVSSLDVSIRLGILNLLRRLTEERNAAMLYVTHDIASARYFAADTAVMYAGQLVESGPSEEVTQQAAHPYTQLLIASAPDPSRSGADRVRDIGQPPSLIDPPAGCRFHPRCPYAMERCATTAPEPFDLTAGHTVRCWLYADDPEARSQRAENTRAVARPAAPTD; encoded by the coding sequence ATGAGCGCTGACACGCAGGCCGGGACGGTGACCACGGCCGGCGCCACGGCCGGGGAGCGGCCCGTACTCGAAGCCGTCCACGTGACCAAGCACTTCCCCGTACGGAGCGGACTTCCCCGGCGCGGCGCCACCCGCAGGGTCGTGCACGCCGTGGACGACGTCTCGCTGAGCCTGTACGCGGGACGGATCACCGCACTCGTCGGCGAGTCCGGCTCCGGCAAGTCGACCCTGGCCCGGCTGCTCGCGCAGCTCCACCCGCTCACCGGCGGCGAGATACGGCTGCACGGCGAACCCGTGCGGGCGATGCGCGGCAAGGCCTTCCGCGACCACGTCCGCACGGTCCAGCTGATCCTCCAGGACCCGTTCGGGTCCTTCAACCCGGTCGCCACGATCGCCGGCACCCTCAAGCGGGCCGTCGCGCTGCACCACCCCGGCAAGCGCGGCAAGGAACAGGCCGCCGTCATCGACGATCTGCTGACGCAGATCAACCTGGTGCCGCCCCGGCAGTTCACCGCGAAATACCCGCACGAACTCTCCGGCGGACAGCTCCAGCGCATTTCCATCGCCCGCGCGCTGGCCGCCGACCCCGAGGTGTTCCTCGCCGACGAACCGGTCTCCAGCCTCGACGTCTCCATCCGTCTCGGCATCCTCAACCTGCTGCGCCGCCTGACCGAGGAACGCAACGCGGCGATGCTCTACGTCACCCACGACATCGCCTCCGCCCGCTACTTCGCCGCCGACACCGCGGTGATGTACGCCGGGCAGCTGGTCGAGAGCGGCCCCTCGGAAGAGGTGACGCAGCAGGCGGCGCATCCGTACACCCAACTGCTGATCGCCTCCGCGCCCGACCCGTCGAGGTCCGGCGCCGACCGCGTCCGGGACATCGGGCAGCCGCCCAGCCTCATCGACCCGCCGGCCGGCTGCCGCTTCCACCCGCGCTGCCCGTACGCGATGGAACGCTGCGCCACCACCGCACCGGAGCCGTTCGACCTCACCGCCGGACACACCGTCCGGTGCTGGCTCTACGCCGACGACCCGGAGGCCCGTAGCCAGCGGGCCGAGAACACCCGGGCCGTCGCGCGCCCGGCCGCCCCCACCGACTGA
- a CDS encoding ABC transporter substrate-binding protein, whose translation MTTSKSLIATGVSRRGVLAGALAVAGSLALASCQSSSGGGSGGGSGTLTVAGQSDNLTKVFNPFLANTAQALTYTSQGSGGFIYEPLVQINTVDIGHDLPWLAKAWRWSDSNKTLTLDIQSGVKWTDGTPFSADDVVFTYTMLKENPGLNLLGVEITSVTAPGPTQVVFTFPVPSEQFFTNVVSAPIVSRHIWSKVKDPSKYTDENPVGTGPFKLGQFSAQSFTLVRNEEYWQAKAQIKALRFVAYKDNVSMTNALVQGQADWGGTYIANADKTYLSRSEHNNYWAPLAGTDGLIPNLERWPLSDLAVRRAISLGVDRKQVGAASGAPPATSVTGLPMPAYTSSVSPELKGVDFTQDVAKAHRTLTDAGYSKGGDGYYQKGGKRVEFSVSFPSSYTDIASRVQVLVSQLKDIGIKLTIDTTTVNEINTLTGKGDFDSTMGYPVNSAPRAFSYYNDTINPNLYYPVGKATPTFQNIERFRNDEAAALFKEYPKATTDAQRQQILNGIEKIFVENLPWIPMFYWGSYGNWSTAKATGFPTPQDPYFSPVPNPVVALRLKPV comes from the coding sequence GTGACTACTTCGAAGTCGCTCATCGCGACAGGCGTGTCAAGACGAGGCGTTCTCGCCGGCGCCCTGGCCGTCGCCGGTTCGCTCGCCCTCGCCAGTTGCCAATCGTCCTCGGGCGGCGGCTCGGGCGGCGGCAGCGGCACCCTCACCGTGGCCGGCCAGTCCGACAACCTCACCAAGGTCTTCAACCCGTTCCTGGCCAACACCGCGCAGGCGCTGACCTACACCTCGCAGGGTTCCGGCGGCTTCATCTACGAGCCGCTGGTGCAGATCAACACCGTCGACATCGGCCACGACCTGCCCTGGCTGGCCAAGGCCTGGCGCTGGTCGGACAGCAACAAGACACTCACCCTGGACATCCAGTCCGGGGTGAAGTGGACCGACGGCACCCCGTTCTCCGCCGACGACGTGGTGTTCACGTACACCATGCTGAAGGAGAACCCCGGGCTGAACCTGCTCGGCGTCGAGATCACCTCGGTCACCGCGCCGGGCCCGACCCAGGTCGTCTTCACCTTCCCGGTGCCGTCCGAGCAGTTCTTCACCAACGTCGTGTCGGCGCCCATCGTCTCCCGGCACATCTGGTCCAAGGTCAAGGACCCGAGCAAGTACACCGACGAGAACCCGGTCGGCACCGGCCCGTTCAAGCTCGGCCAGTTCTCGGCGCAGAGTTTCACACTCGTACGCAACGAGGAGTACTGGCAGGCGAAGGCGCAGATCAAGGCGCTGCGGTTCGTCGCGTACAAGGACAACGTGAGCATGACCAACGCGCTGGTCCAGGGTCAGGCGGACTGGGGCGGCACGTACATCGCCAACGCCGACAAGACGTACCTGAGCCGCAGCGAGCACAACAACTACTGGGCACCGCTGGCCGGGACCGACGGTCTGATCCCCAACCTGGAGCGCTGGCCGCTCAGCGACCTCGCGGTGCGGCGGGCCATCAGCCTCGGTGTGGACCGCAAGCAGGTCGGCGCGGCCAGCGGCGCGCCGCCGGCCACCAGCGTCACCGGACTGCCGATGCCCGCCTACACCTCGTCCGTGTCCCCCGAGTTGAAGGGGGTCGACTTCACCCAGGACGTCGCGAAGGCCCATCGGACGCTGACCGACGCGGGCTACAGCAAGGGCGGTGACGGCTACTACCAGAAGGGCGGCAAGCGGGTCGAGTTCTCGGTCAGCTTCCCGTCGTCGTACACCGACATCGCCTCCCGGGTGCAGGTGCTGGTGTCCCAGCTCAAGGACATCGGGATCAAGCTCACCATCGACACCACCACGGTGAACGAGATCAACACCCTCACCGGCAAGGGCGACTTCGACTCCACGATGGGCTACCCGGTCAACTCCGCGCCGCGCGCCTTCTCGTACTACAACGACACGATCAACCCCAACCTCTACTACCCGGTGGGGAAGGCGACGCCGACCTTCCAGAACATCGAGCGGTTCCGGAACGACGAGGCCGCGGCGTTGTTCAAGGAGTATCCCAAGGCCACCACGGACGCCCAGCGGCAGCAGATCCTCAACGGGATAGAGAAGATCTTCGTCGAGAACCTGCCGTGGATCCCGATGTTCTACTGGGGCAGCTACGGCAACTGGAGCACCGCGAAGGCGACCGGGTTCCCCACACCGCAGGACCCCTACTTCAGCCCCGTGCCCAACCCGGTCGTCGCGCTGCGGCTGAAGCCGGTCTGA
- a CDS encoding ABC transporter ATP-binding protein, producing MLDVRDLRVEYVGEGGRTPAVSDVSFTLRRGEVLGIAGESGSGKSTLAYAITRLHKPPAEISRGEIHYTKPDGTTVDVLAMDDTELRGFRWEELSIVFQSAMNALNPILRVGAQIEDVIVAHRPGMDARERAARVVELLGIVGIPADRANSYPHELSGGMRQRAMIAVGLALDPEIIVMDEPTTALDVVIQRQIIEKIMELKDRLGFSVVFITHDLSLLIELSDTIAVMYGGKVVEMAPADTFYRRPQHPYSRGLLASFPTLGGPKRELTGIVGSPPDLRKLPSGCAFRPRCPHAFDACATQVPQLYQVGGPGGGTSLAACLLHTDAAQEKETAHTGGPHPETTPNELATGDTR from the coding sequence GTGCTCGACGTCCGCGACCTGCGGGTGGAGTACGTCGGCGAGGGCGGCCGCACCCCGGCGGTCAGCGACGTGTCGTTCACCCTGCGGCGCGGTGAGGTCCTGGGCATCGCGGGCGAGTCCGGCTCCGGCAAGTCCACCCTCGCCTACGCCATCACCCGGCTGCACAAGCCGCCGGCCGAGATATCCCGGGGCGAGATCCACTACACCAAGCCCGACGGCACCACCGTCGACGTGCTGGCCATGGACGACACCGAACTGCGCGGCTTCCGCTGGGAGGAACTGTCCATCGTCTTCCAGTCGGCGATGAACGCGCTCAACCCGATCCTGCGCGTCGGCGCCCAGATCGAGGACGTCATCGTCGCCCACCGGCCGGGGATGGACGCGCGGGAACGCGCCGCGCGGGTGGTGGAACTGCTCGGCATCGTCGGCATCCCCGCGGACCGCGCGAACTCCTACCCGCACGAACTCTCCGGCGGGATGCGGCAGCGCGCGATGATCGCCGTCGGGCTCGCCCTCGACCCCGAGATCATCGTGATGGACGAACCGACCACCGCGCTCGACGTGGTGATCCAGCGTCAGATCATCGAGAAGATCATGGAGTTGAAGGACCGGCTCGGCTTCTCGGTCGTCTTCATCACCCACGACCTGTCGCTGCTCATCGAACTCTCCGACACCATCGCGGTGATGTACGGCGGCAAGGTCGTCGAGATGGCCCCGGCCGACACCTTCTACCGGCGCCCCCAACACCCGTACAGCCGAGGGCTGCTGGCCTCCTTCCCCACCCTCGGCGGTCCCAAGCGGGAGCTGACCGGCATCGTCGGCTCCCCGCCCGACCTGCGGAAACTGCCCAGCGGCTGCGCGTTCCGACCCCGCTGCCCGCACGCCTTCGACGCCTGCGCCACGCAGGTGCCGCAGCTCTACCAGGTCGGCGGCCCCGGAGGCGGCACCTCGCTCGCGGCCTGCCTGCTGCACACGGACGCCGCCCAGGAGAAGGAGACCGCGCACACCGGCGGCCCGCACCCCGAGACCACCCCGAACGAACTGGCGACAGGTGATACACGATGA
- a CDS encoding sugar phosphate isomerase/epimerase family protein codes for MTAGIGVMMYTVLDQARSDLEGTLARLAGLGYLGIETYGLVEHFGPARVRDAIAAAGLTLTSAHTPFPAGPGAEALLDTNEELGADVLVWSMEREEFDSPDAIRRGVERVNEAAERAAGRGMRIAYHNHFAEFSQQFGGRPAYDLLLELLDDRVLVELDAYWARMGGADPADVLAGLGDRVRFVHVKDGPAVSYEHDVMVPIGEGGTDWARTLTTPSGPRWHLVELERLHIDTFEALRRSYDHLVGRGLSRGARVPEPTEERA; via the coding sequence GTGACAGCCGGTATCGGCGTCATGATGTACACCGTGCTCGACCAGGCACGGTCCGACCTGGAGGGCACCCTGGCCCGGCTGGCCGGCCTCGGCTACCTGGGCATCGAGACCTACGGCCTCGTGGAGCACTTCGGGCCCGCCCGGGTCAGGGACGCCATCGCCGCCGCCGGCCTCACCCTGACCAGCGCGCACACCCCGTTCCCCGCCGGGCCCGGCGCCGAGGCGCTGCTCGACACGAACGAGGAGCTGGGGGCCGACGTCCTCGTATGGAGCATGGAGCGCGAGGAGTTCGACTCGCCGGACGCGATCCGGCGCGGTGTCGAGCGGGTCAACGAGGCCGCCGAACGCGCGGCCGGCCGGGGGATGCGGATCGCCTACCACAACCATTTCGCCGAGTTCTCCCAGCAGTTCGGGGGCCGTCCCGCGTACGACCTGCTGCTGGAGCTGCTGGACGACCGCGTCCTGGTCGAACTCGACGCGTACTGGGCACGGATGGGCGGCGCGGACCCGGCCGACGTGCTGGCCGGGCTCGGTGACCGGGTGCGCTTCGTGCACGTCAAGGACGGCCCGGCGGTCAGCTACGAGCACGACGTGATGGTGCCCATCGGGGAGGGCGGGACCGACTGGGCCCGCACCCTGACCACACCGTCCGGTCCGCGGTGGCACCTCGTCGAGCTGGAGCGCCTGCACATCGACACGTTCGAGGCGCTGCGGCGCTCGTACGACCACCTGGTGGGCCGCGGGCTGTCCCGTGGCGCACGTGTCCCGGAACCGACCGAGGAGCGGGCATGA
- a CDS encoding ThuA domain-containing protein, translating into MPHLPTPRAMVVVNGDDIHHDLLSAAGVFQQLGVEAGFATRKAMGTSRFVDPRPETAEADVYLLYTAGGQFTTDQQRALADAVRGGKGLVGVHGANIMGVRGDGVDPADRPLFELLGNRYLSHGPGHHEGRHTVEIVADHPVTEGLTDFELFDEYYEFETADQDITVLAQRHRADGAVIPVLYARRFGAGRVVYLALGHDMRSWGEPPVRTLVRQALRWAAGRD; encoded by the coding sequence ATGCCACACCTCCCGACTCCCAGAGCCATGGTCGTCGTCAACGGCGACGACATCCACCACGACCTGCTCAGCGCCGCCGGAGTGTTCCAGCAGCTGGGCGTGGAGGCCGGGTTCGCCACCCGCAAGGCCATGGGCACCAGCCGCTTCGTCGATCCACGGCCCGAGACGGCCGAGGCGGACGTCTACCTCCTCTACACCGCGGGCGGGCAGTTCACGACGGACCAGCAGCGCGCGCTGGCCGACGCGGTACGGGGCGGCAAGGGGCTGGTGGGGGTGCACGGCGCCAACATCATGGGGGTACGGGGGGACGGCGTCGACCCGGCGGACAGGCCGCTCTTCGAGCTGCTCGGCAACCGCTACCTCTCCCACGGACCCGGCCACCACGAGGGCCGGCACACCGTCGAGATCGTCGCCGACCACCCGGTCACCGAAGGGCTCACCGACTTCGAACTCTTCGACGAGTACTACGAGTTCGAGACGGCGGACCAGGACATCACCGTGCTCGCGCAACGGCACCGGGCCGACGGGGCCGTCATCCCGGTGCTCTACGCCCGCCGGTTCGGGGCCGGCCGGGTGGTCTATCTGGCGCTCGGCCATGACATGCGCTCCTGGGGCGAACCCCCGGTCCGCACTCTGGTCAGGCAGGCCCTGCGGTGGGCGGCCGGCCGTGACTGA
- a CDS encoding NAD-dependent epimerase/dehydratase family protein has product MNVLFLGGAGMIGSAVAARAVAAGIDVTVVTRSEPVRPVADGVRQLRADVRDPAALKAALGDDEFDAVVNWVGFTPDDIRAHPGLFTGRTGQYVFISTCSVFGRPVPNLPITESSPRRQPVFGYARDKIACELLLEDAHRTSGFPLTIVRPFHSYDRTVIPVLAGWTAIERMRAGRPVVVHGDGTSLWSLTHTRDVARAVVPLLGLDHAVGESVNVVSGDILTWDQIHLTLAAAAGVRDPVLRHRASESIAAHVPGWGEVLEHDFRHSMLFDTSKLRSLVPGFAPRVSFAEGAREALAHHDAHPELKSADQELSQAFDALLETSTGRRNT; this is encoded by the coding sequence ATGAACGTACTGTTTCTGGGCGGCGCGGGGATGATCGGTTCGGCGGTGGCGGCCCGGGCGGTCGCCGCCGGGATCGACGTGACCGTCGTGACCCGCTCCGAGCCCGTCCGGCCCGTCGCCGACGGGGTACGGCAGCTGCGCGCGGACGTCCGCGACCCCGCCGCCCTCAAGGCGGCGCTGGGCGACGACGAGTTCGACGCGGTGGTCAACTGGGTCGGCTTCACCCCAGACGACATACGCGCCCACCCCGGCCTGTTCACCGGCCGGACCGGGCAGTACGTCTTCATCAGCACGTGCTCGGTCTTCGGCCGGCCGGTGCCGAACCTGCCGATCACCGAGTCCAGCCCGCGCCGCCAGCCGGTCTTCGGCTACGCCCGCGACAAGATCGCCTGCGAACTGCTGCTGGAGGACGCCCACCGCACGTCCGGCTTCCCGCTGACGATCGTGCGGCCCTTCCACTCGTACGACCGCACGGTGATCCCGGTCCTCGCCGGCTGGACGGCGATCGAGCGGATGCGCGCGGGCCGGCCCGTGGTGGTGCACGGGGACGGCACGTCGTTGTGGTCCCTCACCCACACGCGGGACGTCGCCCGTGCCGTCGTCCCGCTGCTGGGCCTGGACCACGCGGTGGGTGAAAGCGTCAACGTGGTCAGCGGCGACATCCTCACCTGGGACCAGATCCATCTGACCCTGGCCGCCGCGGCCGGGGTGCGCGACCCCGTCCTGCGTCACCGCGCCAGCGAGTCCATCGCCGCACACGTACCCGGCTGGGGCGAGGTGCTGGAGCACGACTTCCGCCACTCGATGCTCTTCGACACGTCCAAACTCCGGTCGCTGGTACCGGGGTTCGCACCCCGTGTCTCCTTCGCGGAGGGCGCCAGGGAGGCACTGGCCCACCACGACGCCCATCCGGAGCTGAAGTCGGCCGACCAGGAGCTGTCCCAGGCCTTCGACGCGCTCTTGGAGACCAGCACCGGACGGAGGAACACGTGA